The Coffea arabica cultivar ET-39 chromosome 3c, Coffea Arabica ET-39 HiFi, whole genome shotgun sequence genome contains a region encoding:
- the LOC113733970 gene encoding protein RALF-like 33 has product MVKPSAGLFLISATLFAATMLVSFWAVGDAASGSHELSYYFPAVTTSTASFCNGGSIESCLMSEQEEELEMDSETNRRILYWRRRYISYSALTRDRVPCSRRGYSYYNCRPGRPVNPYNRGCNAITRCRR; this is encoded by the coding sequence ATGGTGAAGCCAAGTGCTGGGCTTTTCTTGATCTCAGCAACCCTGTTTGCAGCGACAATGCTGGTGTCATTCTGGGCCGTGGGGGATGCAGCAAGTGGGTCCCACGAGCTCAGCTACTACTTCCCGGCGGTGACCACCTCGACGGCGTCGTTCTGCAATGGGGGCTCAATTGAGAGCTGCCTGATGAGCGAGCAAGAAGAGGAGCTGGAGATGGACTCAGAAACCAACCGGCGCATTTTGTATTGGAGGAGAAGGTACATTAGCTACAGTGCGCTGACGAGGGACAGAGTACCATGTTCCAGACGGGGTTACTCTTACTACAACTGCCGACCTGGTCGTCCGGTGAATCCTTACAACCGAGGCTGCAATGCCATCACCCGTTGCCGCCGGTGA
- the LOC113733778 gene encoding peroxidase 5-like codes for MAYLFTCLTIFLATFLSYSAKVASLQVGFYRKTCPSAEAIVESVVSQAYANDSGIAPALIRLHFHDCFVRGCDASVLLNSVPGNVAEKDGPANFGVQGFELIDEAKAKIEAQCPNTVSCADIIAFAARDGVSRAGGIHYAVPSGRRDGTISRASEAAENLPMATSNVTVLRENFARKRLSLEEMVTLSGAHSIGGSHCSNFVHRLYSFNSKYSQDPSLDPAYANYLRSQCPRISPSASTGPNQVVSFDPTTPDRLDNHYYKNLEKHKGLLFSDQVLWTTPSTRKMVKNNADHENLWARKFAAAMVRMGSIELLTGTRGEIRKNCHFVN; via the exons atggcataTCTGTTCACTTGTTTGACAATTTTTCTTGCAACTTTTTTGAGCTATTCAGCAAAAGTTGCATCTTTGCAAGTGGGCTTCTATCGAAAGACATGTCCATCAGCAGAAGCTATAGTGGAAAGTGTTGTAAGCCAAGCATATGCTAATGATTCAGGGATAGCTCCTGCTCTCATTAGACTTCACTTCCATGACTGTTTTGTCAGG GGTTGTGATGCATCGGTTCTTCTGAATTCAGTACCAGGAAATGTTGCTGAAAAAGATGGCCCCGCCAACTTTGGTGTACAAGGCTTTGAGTTGATTGATGAGGCCAAGGCCAAGATAGAAGCTCAATGTCCAAATACAGTTTCTTGTGCAGACATTATTGCCTTTGCGGCTAGAGATGGTGTTTCCAGGGCTGGTGGAATACACTACGCTGTTCCCAGCGGGCGTCGCGACGGAACAATTTCACGAGCCTCCGAAGCAGCTGAAAATCTCCCGATGGCAACTTCCAACGTTACAGTGCTTAGAGAAAATTTTGCCAGAAAAAGGTTGTCATTAGAGGAAATGGTAACACTTTCTGGTGCTCATTCCATAGGCGGCTCTCACTGCTCGAATTTCGTCCATCGTTTGTACTCATTCAACTCAAAATACTCGCAAGATCCATCTCTTGATCCTGCTTATGCAAATTACTTGAGAAGCCAATGTCCAAGAATTTCCCCAAGTGCTAGCACAGGTCCTAATCAGGTGGTGTCATTTGATCCAACAACACCTGACCGACTTGATAATCATTACTATAAGAATCTGGAGAAGCATAAAGGGTTGCTGTTTTCTGATCAAGTCCTCTGGACAACTCCTTCAACAAGAAAGATGGTGAAGAACAATGCAGACCATGAAAATTTGTGGGCTCGGAAATTTGCAGCTGCTATGGTGCGAATGGGCTCAATTGAACTCCTCACGGGCACTCGAGGAGAGATAAGGAAGAACTGCCACTTCGTAAACTAG